The region CCACTTCCTTCAGAACTTTCTGGTAGGCCTCCTAGCTTCACTTTTGCCCTTTATTCTCACCTACAAGCAATTAGAGTGGACTCTCTCCCtctcaaactttttttattttaatgttatgtatgtggatgttttgcttgtatgtatgtctatacatCCCTTGTATGTCTGGTGtccaggaaggccagaagagggtgtcagatcctctgggagctgaaattacagacatatGAGCTATCATGTgacttctgggaattgaacctgaacAATAGTAgacagtattcttaaccactaagccatctctccaacccatttttgtttttaaagatatggtCTCAcgtatctcaggctggctttgaatttgctaTGTATCTGGGGATGACCCTgattttctgatcctcctgagtactgagattacaggcacattTCACAACTGGTTTATGACAGGCTGGGGAATCAatcccagggcttcatacatacTGGGGATCACTCTATCAACTGAAGAGACTCTCCCAAGTCCCAGAATGGGGTTTCTAAAGCGCAAAAGTACTTGTCCACCTTGCTGGAACTCCCCCAGTGACAACCATAGACTCCAAATAAGGGTCTCAGTTGTTTCCCCAGGTACTAGCATTTTGTAGCATGCCAGTATATAGCACTCTCCAGTGTGCCCTGAATGCTTCTGGGGATTTAATGCTTTATGATCCTTCAGGAGACACAGGATCCCCCGGTTACCAGGCAGCTTATGGTCAACAACTGCAGGGTTTTTGTTCTCCTGGTGGATGTGGCAAAGCTGGCTGGCCCACGGCAGGTACCTGCAAATTTGGTGGAGAAAGTCATTAAGGTAGAGGTGGCCAGCTCTGGAGCTAACGGTAGGCGGCTATACAAGTCAATAGTGATCTGACAGGCCTGTTGCCTCTGATGGGAGTAATGAGTTGTTTTTAGCTCTCGCCTTTGACCCTTGCTCAGCAACATTTAAGGGAGATCTGGGCTCCCACCTGTATTGGGAGGATCTGTGAATTACAAAAAAGCTGGAATCAGGGCTGAGAATGAACAAAGAGTGGGGTTCAGATGGGACTGCCAGGGGTCACCTCCAGAAAGGTACTCACATGGGTTAAGTGGGAAGTTCAAGAAAGCATCAAGTGACATACCACGTTTAGAGAGAGCTCAGCCTAAGTATCTGGTCACCATGTCAACTACATTCTTTCATAGGAACCTTTCACCACAGTCCTAGGGTGTAGGAGCTCCAGACTGCTTCATCTCCATGTAGGTGTCTTCCTTGGCTGGTCCTGGATTGTGAGGAATCCGTCTAGGGACTGAGTCACTGCCATAATCCCAGCTTGGTGGTCCCCTCTGTCTCTAGAGTGTGGGTGAAACAGAGGGGTTCAGCCTAGGGGCTGGGCTTTCCAAGGCGGCCATCAGTGCACTGCCCCTCCCTCCGCTGCATACCTTGCCCAcagctgagcagctgggaggCTATTTATAAAGGCGGGTGAGATCAGCAGCAGAGGCTATAAATGCACTTGCCACGGCTGGGTCCCACAGAAACAGTGGGCTTTGGGCTGCGACATCAGGATGAGTGCCAgtgctggtggtagtggtgctgtGGAttgtggtggcagcagcagcaggtatgATCAAGCTGGGGAGACTGAAGTCCCTTGCACCTGGTGAGCTCACTACCTGTGTTCTCCCTCTTCACCACAGCTCTCAGACCTCCTGTGGGCCTGAGTCCTCAGGCTCTGAATTAGCTCCAGCCACACCAGCACCTCGGTTGCTGCAGGGACTCCTGGGCTCTGACGATGAGGAACAGGAAGACCCCAAGGACTATTGCAAGGGTAAGGCCTGACCTAGGCTGCACGTGGTCAGCCAGATTACCACTGTAGGGGCTTAGGACAGCCTGGGAGGAACAAGGTGCCCAGAGAATAAGCCCTTCATGGGACAGATGGTCAGCAGGACTGGGCTATCttgagagataggagagagatgTCATACTCTGATCTATTGGCTCCCTTCTGCAGGTGGCTACTACCCAGTGAAGATAGGTGATTTGTTCAATGGGCGGTACCACGTGGTGCGCAAGCTAGGCTGGGGCCACTTCTCTACCGTCTGGCTCTGCTGGGATATTCAGTGAGTAGCTGGTATCTGTCTGTGGGTTTGGTTGAGGCCACCACCATGACCATGTGAGTCTGGCAAAGGCTGGCAGCCTATGAGGGTCTCTGTATTACAGGCGCAAGCGCTTCGTGGCCCTGAAAGTAGTGAAGAGTGCAGGACATTACACAGAGACAGCTGTGGATGAGATCAAGCTCCTGAAATGTGTGAGGCGCCTCCCCTACTGTTCCCGGCTTCTtaaactgccttgggcctggcAATGTGGGGCCCTGCAGTGGGGCGGGGCTCCCAGAGGGTCAGGCTCCAGCTGGCTCTGCCAAGTAAGAGGACCTAGAGGGCAGAGATCTGAAAGAGGCAGCTGCCTCTCTTTAAGTGGGtctcagctggactgggaaaggGGGCCAGAAGTACTTTAGGGGAGCTGAGCAGCTGTGAGGAACAGGTTGAAGCCATCTGTGGCTCCTTGCCTTTTTGTTCCAGGTCCGGGACAGCGACCCTAGTGACCCCAAAAGAGAGACCATTGTTCAGCTCATTGATGACTTCAGGATCTCAGGAGTTAATGGAGTTCGTATCCTTCAAAGGATAGGGCAGTCGAAGGAATTCAGACTTCTGGTCTGCACAATGGGACTCAGCCCTTGCAGGGATAGCCCATGAAGCAACCCAACAATGCCCTTTgagcatttgtgtttctgagcaGGGGGAACACAGGTAGTTAGGTGGACAATGATTATCTGTGGATGCTGCTGAATGACCCTAAATATAAAAGGCTGCTTTTGAGGCCTTTTGGAACAATTGGGCAGAAGAGTTAAGGCTGGTCTAAGAGGCATCTCTAGGATGACAAAAGGTACCATCACAACTGGCACATCTTTGCTGGTGACAGAAACACTATAAACAATAAACGGAGACAGTGGTAGCCACCAAGATGGTCCAGGGAAAGTCCTGCTTCCCTGACCTCTGCACCGCTGAAGCCTAGGTGCTTACAAGGTGGAGGGTAGGTAAACCTGTGCCTTAGGTTGTGTTGCTGGCTGCCCTTCACTCCAAGTCCAGATGTGTGCATGGTGCTAGAGGTTCTGGGTCACCAGCTCCTCAAGTGGATCATCAAGTCCAATTACCAGGGTCTGCCTGTGCCCTGTGTTAAGAGCATTGTTAGGCAGGTAGGTGCTGTCCCAGGCTGCCCAGTTTGGCTGGATGTGGCTGCTGTGGTTCAGCTGTAGCTTTCTCCAGGTGCTACATGGTCTCGATTACCTCCATACTAAGTGCAAGATAATTCACACGGACATCAAGCCTGAGAACATCCTACTGTGTGTCGGAGATGCCTACATCAGGCGCCTGGCTGCTGAAGCCACCGAGTGGCAGCAGTCAGGAGCCCAGCCCCCATCCCGTTCCACAGGTATCAAGATCATGTGTGGGGACTGGCACCAGAACTCTGGGCCTCAATCCCTGAATTActactcttttttctctcctcgaCCCCTATCCCCAGTCAGTACCGCCCCCCAGGAGGTCTTGGTAAGTTGTGGCACCCCCACTCTTCCTGTCCCCTTTTCCCATCCAAGTCAGATGAGGACACATCCTCAGAGCTTGGCTCCTCAGCCACACCGGTTACACCTTTTGAACTTATGCAGTGGCCCCTCTAAAAAGCTGGGTATGTGAGAAAAGAGTGGTTACACAGAGTAGGTCATGTGCTCCAAGCTGCCTTTGGTGACTATTGGGCCCACTCCCACCTCAATGGAAGGATACTGTACCTTTCCCAAATGACTGCTTCAGACCACTTCATCTAAGCTAGGAGTGGACAAGGAACAATTTAGGGTGGGCCCACTGGGTTCTCCCCAAACCACACAGCTGTATGGAGTAGGGGGATAAGAGGGTAGGCAGAGAAATGGATAAGGGGCTGGGACTAAGTGTGAGACGAAAGGTAGTAGCGCCATTTTTCTGATGCCCATAGGAGTTAGTTCTGGGGTCCAGGGCTGGGCAAGGGAAGCCAGGCAGGTGACCCTGACTCTGGTGGCAGACTGGTAAGCTGTCCaaaaataagaggaagaagatgaggcgCAAAAGGAAGCAACAGAAGCGGCTGCTGGAGGAACGCCTGCGGGACTTGCAGAGACTGGAGGCCATGGAGGTCGCAGTACAGGCTGAGGGTGAGGAGTCAGAAAGGGCACTGGGCCACTAAGCATGCATGTGGAATGCAGGCCTCTGCTCATATGgccttctgccccttcttcccagACTCCAGTTCAAGATTAGAGCGGGGCAGTGGCTCCACCTCTTCTTCAGGCTGCCACCCGGAGGGCACCAGGGCTGGCCCCTCTCCAGCTTCTTCATCCCCTGCGCCTGGGGGTGACCGCAGCCTTAGTCCCAGCTCACAGACCTCAGGTTTCTCAGGGTCTCTGTTCTCCACGGCTTCCTGCTCCATTCTCTCAGGTTCATCTAATCAGCGTGAGACTGGGGGTCTCCTGTCTCCTAGCAGTAAGTGTGGGAACAGTGGGTAGTAGATAGGCAGGACCAGGAAGAGTAGGGCTAGGATcagtctgtcttctttctcttctttccctagcACCATTTGGTGCTTCCAACCTCCTGGTGAACCCCCTGGAGCCCCAAAATGCAGACAAGATCAAGATCAAGATTGCAGACCTGGGCAACGCCTGCTGGGTGGTATGTTGAGCATTTTGGGATGACAGGGTGCTTGGTCTTGGGGAGCCCTACCCTAGGCCTCTGGCACGACCTACAATTCAAATAGCTAGCAGTCTCCTTGAGTACAGTTGAGAGCTACTTTTTGCTGCTCAAGCAGAAGTAGAAGAATCATGCCAGGCCAGAACGATGCCCATGGCAAGGGACAAGAGCTACTAGGAAGGGG is a window of Arvicola amphibius chromosome X, mArvAmp1.2, whole genome shotgun sequence DNA encoding:
- the Srpk3 gene encoding SRSF protein kinase 3 isoform X2, whose product is MSASAGGSGAVDCGGSSSSSQTSCGPESSGSELAPATPAPRLLQGLLGSDDEEQEDPKDYCKGGYYPVKIGDLFNGRYHVVRKLGWGHFSTVWLCWDIQRKRFVALKVVKSAGHYTETAVDEIKLLKCVRDSDPSDPKRETIVQLIDDFRISGVNGVHVCMVLEVLGHQLLKWIIKSNYQGLPVPCVKSIVRQVLHGLDYLHTKCKIIHTDIKPENILLCVGDAYIRRLAAEATEWQQSGAQPPSRSTVSTAPQEVLTGKLSKNKRKKMRRKRKQQKRLLEERLRDLQRLEAMEVAVQAEDSSSRLERGSGSTSSSGFSGSLFSTASCSILSGSSNQRETGGLLSPSTPFGASNLLVNPLEPQNADKIKIKIADLGNACWVHKHFTEDIQTRQYRAVEVLIGAEYGPPADIWSTACMAFELATGDYLFEPHSGEDYSRDEDHIAHIVELLGDIPPAFALSGRYSREFFNRRGELRHIHNLKHWGLYEVLMEKYEWPLEQATQFSAFLLPMMEYIPEKRASAADCLQHPWLNP
- the Srpk3 gene encoding SRSF protein kinase 3 isoform X1 — protein: MSASAGGSGAVDCGGSSSSSQTSCGPESSGSELAPATPAPRLLQGLLGSDDEEQEDPKDYCKGGYYPVKIGDLFNGRYHVVRKLGWGHFSTVWLCWDIQRKRFVALKVVKSAGHYTETAVDEIKLLKCVRDSDPSDPKRETIVQLIDDFRISGVNGVHVCMVLEVLGHQLLKWIIKSNYQGLPVPCVKSIVRQVLHGLDYLHTKCKIIHTDIKPENILLCVGDAYIRRLAAEATEWQQSGAQPPSRSTVSTAPQEVLTGKLSKNKRKKMRRKRKQQKRLLEERLRDLQRLEAMEVAVQAEDSSSRLERGSGSTSSSGCHPEGTRAGPSPASSSPAPGGDRSLSPSSQTSGFSGSLFSTASCSILSGSSNQRETGGLLSPSTPFGASNLLVNPLEPQNADKIKIKIADLGNACWVHKHFTEDIQTRQYRAVEVLIGAEYGPPADIWSTACMAFELATGDYLFEPHSGEDYSRDEDHIAHIVELLGDIPPAFALSGRYSREFFNRRGELRHIHNLKHWGLYEVLMEKYEWPLEQATQFSAFLLPMMEYIPEKRASAADCLQHPWLNP